From Bacillus basilensis, a single genomic window includes:
- the acuA gene encoding acetoin utilization protein acetyltransferase AcuA: MIHKKIYNARNLKTAKGTLIIEGPVSTHNLEMYEFHPDLVAFRPAEQQYKAIVEISKLPEARLIIARHNQTIVGYVTYLYPDPLERWSEGKIENLIELGAIEVVPAFRGCAVGKNLLEVSMMDDYMEDYIILTTEYYWHWDLKQTGLNVWEYRKVMEKMMNAGGLQWMATDDPEICSHPANCLMVRIGKRVDTDSIQAFDRLRFHNRFMY, translated from the coding sequence TTGATTCATAAAAAAATATATAATGCTAGAAACTTAAAAACAGCGAAAGGCACTTTAATTATTGAAGGTCCTGTCTCTACACATAACTTAGAAATGTATGAATTTCATCCAGATTTAGTTGCGTTTCGTCCTGCCGAGCAGCAGTATAAAGCAATTGTCGAAATTTCTAAATTACCAGAAGCTCGTCTCATTATTGCTAGACATAACCAAACAATCGTTGGATATGTTACATATTTATATCCTGATCCGCTCGAACGATGGTCAGAAGGAAAAATCGAAAACTTAATTGAACTCGGGGCAATTGAAGTAGTCCCAGCCTTCCGCGGATGCGCTGTCGGAAAGAACTTATTAGAGGTTTCAATGATGGACGATTATATGGAAGATTACATTATATTGACGACTGAATATTATTGGCACTGGGATTTAAAACAAACAGGCTTAAATGTTTGGGAATATCGAAAAGTAATGGAAAAGATGATGAATGCTGGTGGCTTACAATGGATGGCTACAGATGATCCTGAAATTTGCTCGCATCCCGCTAACTGTTTAATGGTCCGCATCGGTAAACGCGTTGATACGGATTCTATTCAAGCATTTGATCGTCTACGTTTTCACAATCGTTTTATGTACTAA
- a CDS encoding acetoin utilization AcuB family protein, producing the protein MIVEEIMNQDVVTLHPNDTIETAIRTIRTKGIRHIPIVDQNNHVVGIISDRDVRDASPSILDEQVPLAMLKQPLDLIMKQPVMTCHPLDFVEEIATLFFENKIGCLPVTKAGKLVGIISESTVLHTLVKLTGAHQPSSQIEIQVKNEPGILGKVVAIFSDLQINIVSVLVYPAKDENDKVLVFRIQTMNPLKVIDALEAEGYRVLWPNIMGMQA; encoded by the coding sequence ATGATTGTAGAAGAAATTATGAATCAAGATGTGGTGACACTACACCCAAACGATACAATCGAAACAGCAATCCGAACGATACGCACGAAAGGCATTCGGCACATTCCAATTGTCGATCAAAATAATCATGTCGTAGGCATTATTTCTGATCGGGATGTAAGAGATGCAAGTCCATCAATTCTTGATGAACAAGTTCCACTCGCTATGCTGAAACAACCGCTCGACCTTATTATGAAACAACCTGTTATGACTTGCCATCCTCTTGATTTCGTTGAGGAAATTGCCACCTTATTTTTTGAAAATAAAATAGGGTGCCTTCCTGTAACAAAGGCTGGAAAGTTAGTTGGAATCATTTCTGAATCCACTGTACTGCACACGTTAGTGAAATTAACAGGAGCACATCAACCAAGTTCACAAATTGAAATTCAAGTAAAAAATGAACCTGGTATTCTTGGAAAAGTCGTTGCTATTTTTAGTGATTTGCAAATAAATATCGTGAGCGTTCTCGTCTACCCAGCAAAAGATGAGAATGATAAAGTACTCGTTTTCCGCATTCAAACCATGAATCCGCTAAAAGTGATTGATGCACTTGAAGCAGAAGGCTACCGCGTATTATGGCCGAACATCATGGGGATGCAAGCATGA
- the acuC gene encoding acetoin utilization protein AcuC yields the protein MSSAFIYSDDFRGYSFSPDHPFNQLRVTLTYDLLQKGGFISPSQIISPRMATDEEIAYVHTEEYINAVKRAGEGKLEKSIAMTYGLGTEDTPMFPNMHEASALLVGGTLTAVDAVLSGKVKHALNLGGGLHHGFRGKASGFCIYNDSSIAMKYIQKKYGLRVLYIDTDAHHGDGVQWSFYDDPNVCTISLHETGRYLFPGTGAVNERGQGNGYSYSFNVPLDAFTEDESFLDSYRTVVKEVAAYFKPDIILTQNGADAHYYDPLTHLCATMNIYREIPKLAREIANEYCDGRWIAVGGGGYDHWRVVPRAWALIWLEMNNIQNISGYLPPEWIDAWKGQAETELPLTWEDPDNMYKPIPRKPEIEEKNALTVAKSLEIIRNNMTKSLY from the coding sequence ATGAGTAGCGCGTTTATTTATTCGGATGACTTTCGGGGCTATTCGTTTAGCCCTGATCATCCCTTTAACCAACTGCGCGTCACACTTACGTATGATTTATTACAAAAAGGCGGTTTTATCTCTCCCTCTCAAATCATCTCACCACGGATGGCTACAGATGAAGAGATTGCCTACGTTCATACAGAGGAGTACATAAATGCGGTAAAACGTGCTGGAGAAGGTAAGTTAGAAAAATCAATTGCGATGACATATGGGCTCGGAACAGAAGATACACCGATGTTTCCAAATATGCACGAAGCAAGCGCATTACTCGTTGGCGGTACGTTAACTGCTGTCGATGCTGTTCTTTCAGGGAAAGTAAAACACGCGCTTAATTTAGGCGGTGGCTTACATCACGGTTTCCGCGGCAAGGCATCTGGCTTTTGCATCTATAACGATAGTTCCATCGCAATGAAATATATACAGAAAAAATACGGTTTACGTGTTTTATATATTGATACAGATGCTCATCACGGTGATGGTGTACAATGGTCTTTTTACGACGACCCTAACGTATGTACCATTTCCTTACATGAAACGGGGCGTTATTTATTCCCCGGAACTGGCGCTGTAAATGAGCGCGGACAAGGTAATGGCTATAGTTATTCTTTTAACGTTCCACTCGATGCTTTTACAGAAGACGAATCGTTTTTAGATTCATATCGAACTGTCGTAAAAGAAGTTGCCGCATACTTTAAACCGGATATTATTTTAACGCAAAACGGAGCCGATGCACATTATTACGACCCACTTACACACCTTTGCGCAACGATGAATATTTACCGTGAAATACCAAAGCTTGCTCGCGAAATCGCTAATGAATATTGCGACGGTCGCTGGATTGCTGTCGGCGGCGGTGGCTATGACCACTGGCGCGTCGTCCCAAGAGCTTGGGCACTCATTTGGCTCGAAATGAACAACATCCAAAACATCTCAGGTTATCTCCCTCCAGAATGGATTGACGCTTGGAAAGGACAAGCAGAAACAGAACTTCCCCTCACATGGGAAGATCCAGACAACATGTATAAACCTATCCCCCGTAAACCAGAAATTGAAGAAAAGAATGCATTAACTGTAGCGAAATCCCTTGAAATTATTCGGAATAATATGACAAAATCTTTGTACTAA
- a CDS encoding alpha/beta fold hydrolase, with the protein MRKGRDIMWKQQMIHTKRGTFELFTKGSGEPLCITHHYSQFNKTGDYFADVFTSTHLVFLINLRDAGNSAKTNSEHELSMIETIHDLEAIKEALQFSTWHFAGHSTGGMLGILYAITYPKSLQSLVVVGAAASNYTETPFCIYHPEHPQFHYMQQLIENLKSPHLTNEERKELSTKRTNLSLYKPENYNSYFDKPITKIMSASRMNAFNKEYPLFDLREYLPSINTKTLIMCGRHDVQCPIQYSIELHEGIRNSIFVPFEDSNHYPFLEEAAQFTSTTQAFYKLLRQYRYY; encoded by the coding sequence ATGAGGAAAGGTCGTGATATTATGTGGAAACAACAAATGATCCACACGAAACGTGGCACATTCGAGCTTTTTACTAAAGGCAGTGGCGAACCACTTTGCATTACACATCACTATTCACAATTTAATAAAACTGGCGATTATTTTGCGGATGTTTTCACTTCTACGCATCTTGTATTCCTCATTAATTTACGAGACGCTGGTAACTCAGCAAAAACCAATTCAGAACACGAATTAAGTATGATTGAAACGATTCACGACTTAGAAGCAATTAAAGAAGCTTTGCAATTTTCCACATGGCATTTCGCTGGCCATTCAACTGGCGGTATGCTTGGAATTTTATATGCAATCACATATCCAAAATCCTTACAATCATTAGTCGTGGTTGGAGCCGCAGCAAGTAACTATACAGAAACACCATTTTGTATTTATCATCCGGAACATCCTCAGTTTCATTATATGCAACAACTCATTGAAAACTTAAAAAGCCCTCACCTTACAAATGAAGAACGAAAAGAATTATCTACGAAGAGAACAAATTTATCATTGTATAAACCAGAAAACTACAATTCTTATTTTGATAAACCAATCACAAAAATAATGTCTGCTAGCCGGATGAACGCTTTCAATAAAGAATATCCTTTATTTGATTTAAGAGAGTATTTACCTTCTATCAATACAAAGACCCTTATTATGTGCGGACGACACGATGTGCAATGCCCGATTCAGTATTCTATTGAGTTGCATGAGGGTATACGTAATTCTATATTCGTTCCATTTGAGGACAGCAACCATTATCCTTTTTTAGAAGAAGCTGCTCAGTTTACTTCTACTACTCAAGCATTTTATAAATTATTACGTCAGTACCGTTATTATTAA
- a CDS encoding response regulator transcription factor — protein sequence MKRILLIEDEVSIAELQRDYLEISDFQVDVEHSGETGLQMALQEDYDLIILDIMLPKMNGFEICKQIRAIKDIPILLVSAKKEDIDKIRGLGLGADDYITKPFSPSELVARVKAHISRYERLSGNVSKQRDTLYIHGISIDQRARKVFINNEEIAFTTKEFDLLTFFVTHPNQVLNKEQLFERIWGLDSAGDLATVVVHIRKLREKIERDPAHPQYIETVWGAGYRFNV from the coding sequence TTGAAAAGAATTTTACTAATAGAAGACGAAGTAAGCATTGCAGAATTACAGCGAGATTATTTAGAAATTAGTGATTTTCAAGTTGATGTAGAACACTCTGGAGAAACAGGTTTACAAATGGCTCTGCAAGAAGACTACGATTTAATTATTTTAGATATTATGCTTCCAAAGATGAATGGATTTGAAATTTGTAAGCAAATTCGAGCTATAAAAGATATTCCGATTTTACTTGTTTCAGCAAAGAAGGAAGATATAGATAAAATTCGCGGGCTCGGTTTAGGGGCGGATGATTATATAACGAAACCGTTTAGCCCAAGTGAATTAGTCGCAAGGGTAAAAGCCCATATTTCTCGTTATGAAAGATTATCAGGAAATGTAAGTAAGCAACGCGATACGTTATATATTCACGGAATTTCTATTGATCAAAGGGCGAGAAAAGTTTTTATAAACAATGAAGAAATTGCGTTTACAACGAAGGAATTTGATTTATTAACATTCTTTGTAACGCATCCAAACCAAGTATTAAATAAAGAACAGTTATTTGAACGTATTTGGGGATTAGACTCTGCTGGTGATTTAGCCACTGTTGTCGTTCACATTAGAAAATTACGTGAAAAAATTGAAAGAGATCCCGCTCACCCACAATATATTGAAACAGTGTGGGGAGCTGGTTATCGTTTTAATGTGTAG
- a CDS encoding cell wall metabolism sensor histidine kinase WalK: MSIKTRFLFSYIAVIFVSITLILVAGFLIVFSITGDLESVKNFYKSSYIQKPLTPEEENAYIELKSAAKKHQSQLLDESFVSSLEKEGVKIVVRKGETISYTTKVFESVSLKEALPKFESANINSRGTTELGDTFYRYVKFDFYFPQEEEGSIFVLKKQSSFVDLTQKLFPILFVSLLLLAVLLIGLLSYLVSRSVIKPIFVLKDATEKIKEGNLDFQIPVTSHDEIGQLNQGFEEMRKKLKESIEIQTQYEENRKELISNISHDLKTPITSIIGYVEGIKDGVANTPEKMDKYLTTIHTKARHMDTLIDELFLFSKLDLNRVPFQFETVELNMFMQELIEEMQMDLSKEGIEVNLQLHASPLYVTADCEKINRVISNLIHNSVKYMDKEEKKITVTVWSDNNKVIVKVMDNGSGIESDTLPYIFERFYRAEQSRNSSTGGSGLGLAIAKQIVEEHGGNIWAESELGKGTSIFFSLEKVEKCGE, from the coding sequence ATGTCTATTAAAACAAGGTTTTTATTTTCTTATATCGCTGTCATTTTCGTTTCTATTACGCTTATATTAGTTGCAGGATTTTTAATCGTTTTTTCGATAACAGGTGATTTGGAGTCAGTGAAAAATTTCTATAAAAGTTCTTACATTCAAAAGCCACTTACACCAGAAGAAGAGAATGCGTATATTGAGTTGAAGTCGGCAGCAAAGAAACATCAATCTCAACTATTAGATGAATCGTTCGTTTCATCACTTGAAAAAGAAGGGGTGAAAATAGTTGTAAGAAAGGGAGAGACCATTTCTTATACTACAAAAGTATTTGAAAGTGTATCTTTAAAAGAAGCTCTTCCAAAATTTGAATCAGCAAATATTAATAGTCGTGGTACAACGGAACTAGGTGATACATTTTATCGATATGTAAAGTTTGATTTTTATTTTCCTCAGGAAGAAGAGGGGAGTATATTTGTATTAAAAAAGCAAAGTTCATTTGTAGATCTTACACAAAAATTATTTCCGATTTTGTTTGTATCACTTTTACTGTTAGCCGTGTTGCTTATTGGATTATTAAGTTATCTCGTCTCAAGAAGTGTGATAAAACCAATCTTTGTATTGAAAGATGCGACTGAGAAAATTAAAGAAGGAAATTTAGATTTTCAAATACCAGTTACATCGCACGATGAGATAGGGCAATTGAATCAAGGATTTGAAGAAATGAGAAAGAAATTAAAAGAGTCGATAGAGATACAAACGCAGTATGAAGAAAATCGAAAAGAGCTCATTTCAAACATCTCTCATGATTTAAAAACACCGATTACATCTATTATCGGATATGTAGAAGGAATAAAAGACGGGGTAGCAAATACACCAGAAAAAATGGATAAGTACTTAACGACTATCCATACGAAAGCAAGACATATGGATACACTCATTGATGAATTATTTTTATTTTCAAAGCTCGATTTGAATCGAGTTCCATTTCAGTTTGAAACGGTTGAATTAAATATGTTTATGCAAGAATTAATAGAAGAGATGCAGATGGATTTAAGTAAAGAAGGTATAGAAGTTAACTTACAATTACATGCATCACCATTATATGTAACGGCTGATTGCGAAAAGATAAATAGAGTGATATCAAATTTAATTCATAATAGTGTGAAATATATGGATAAAGAAGAAAAGAAAATTACTGTAACAGTATGGAGTGATAACAATAAAGTTATTGTGAAAGTAATGGACAACGGATCAGGTATCGAATCTGATACACTTCCTTATATTTTTGAACGGTTTTATCGTGCAGAGCAATCGCGAAATTCTAGTACAGGTGGAAGTGGACTTGGCTTAGCAATAGCGAAGCAAATTGTTGAAGAACATGGCGGGAATATTTGGGCGGAAAGCGAGCTTGGGAAAGGCACAAGTATTTTCTTCTCATTGGAAAAAGTAGAGAAATGTGGTGAGTAA
- a CDS encoding ankyrin repeat domain-containing protein — translation MFKKTLSMICCVIFLQGCSQEQEVKKEMTNMETALLTATEKQETNTVISLLKKGADINITDNKGRTPLMIATYKNDVKTAKALIDAGADVNIQDDMKNNPFLYAGAEGYLDILKLTIDAGADPTLTNRYGGTALIPASEHGYIDVIKELLTRTNIDVNHVNNLGWTALMEAIVLSNGNETQQQVIRLLIEHGADVNIPDNDGVTPLEHARAHNFKEIEKILLEGHK, via the coding sequence ATGTTCAAAAAAACATTAAGCATGATATGTTGTGTAATTTTTTTGCAAGGATGCTCGCAAGAACAAGAAGTTAAAAAGGAGATGACAAACATGGAGACCGCGCTACTAACAGCTACTGAGAAACAAGAAACGAATACTGTTATATCGTTACTCAAAAAAGGGGCTGACATAAATATAACAGACAATAAAGGACGTACTCCTCTTATGATTGCTACATACAAAAATGATGTAAAAACCGCCAAAGCGCTTATCGATGCTGGGGCCGACGTAAATATCCAAGATGATATGAAAAACAATCCCTTTCTTTACGCTGGTGCTGAGGGTTACTTGGATATTTTAAAACTAACGATTGATGCTGGCGCAGATCCAACGCTTACGAATCGATACGGCGGTACAGCTCTTATTCCAGCCTCAGAACATGGCTATATTGATGTTATAAAAGAACTCCTCACGCGAACAAATATCGATGTAAACCATGTAAATAACCTCGGATGGACAGCTTTAATGGAAGCCATCGTACTAAGTAACGGAAATGAAACACAACAACAAGTCATTCGTCTTCTTATTGAACACGGTGCAGATGTAAATATTCCAGACAATGATGGGGTTACCCCGCTAGAGCATGCTCGCGCTCATAACTTTAAAGAGATAGAAAAGATTTTGTTAGAAGGACATAAGTAA
- a CDS encoding Gfo/Idh/MocA family protein, with translation MNKPKIGMIGLGSIAQKAYLPTLTKETDWNFVGAFTPNAEKRKQVCQQYRIQDFHSIETLASECDAIFVHSSTATHYEIVSELLKKGIDVYVDKPLAATVEQAEKLVELSEQYNRKLMVGFNRRFVPMYVAAKEQTHDISWIRIEKHRSNKVGPYTYDFTMLDDYLHIVDTARWLANDDLNIVHNMMQINEKNELLYGHHTYTTPSGLLLSTAMHRHAGTNLEQIELVTTGKIIRVKNMNTFEVEEENSVSQSGSPSWDMTLKQRGFEDAVHHFIECVHGDTKPLVDGLEGLKTQQLLQSLLQSVNKK, from the coding sequence ATGAACAAACCTAAAATTGGGATGATTGGACTTGGAAGTATTGCACAAAAAGCCTATCTTCCAACACTCACAAAAGAAACAGATTGGAATTTTGTAGGGGCGTTTACACCTAACGCGGAGAAAAGGAAACAAGTTTGCCAGCAATACCGTATTCAAGACTTTCATTCTATTGAAACGTTAGCTTCGGAATGCGATGCAATCTTCGTTCATAGTTCAACTGCTACGCATTATGAAATTGTTTCTGAACTTCTGAAAAAAGGAATCGATGTTTATGTAGATAAGCCGTTAGCTGCTACAGTGGAACAAGCTGAGAAACTAGTCGAATTGAGCGAACAGTACAATCGAAAGTTAATGGTCGGATTTAATCGCCGCTTCGTTCCTATGTACGTTGCGGCAAAAGAGCAAACTCATGATATTTCGTGGATTCGAATTGAAAAACACCGTTCAAATAAAGTCGGGCCATATACGTACGACTTTACGATGTTAGATGATTACTTACATATTGTAGATACTGCTCGCTGGTTAGCTAATGATGACCTTAACATCGTTCACAATATGATGCAAATCAATGAAAAGAATGAACTTCTTTACGGACATCATACATATACAACTCCAAGTGGACTGTTACTTTCTACAGCGATGCACCGCCATGCCGGTACAAATTTAGAACAAATTGAACTTGTAACGACAGGGAAAATCATTCGTGTAAAAAATATGAATACATTTGAAGTTGAAGAGGAAAACTCTGTTTCACAAAGCGGTTCACCATCATGGGATATGACGTTAAAACAGCGCGGTTTTGAAGATGCTGTTCATCATTTTATTGAATGTGTACACGGAGACACAAAGCCATTAGTAGATGGTTTAGAAGGATTAAAAACGCAGCAATTGCTCCAATCTCTATTACAATCTGTAAACAAAAAGTAA
- the mscL gene encoding large-conductance mechanosensitive channel protein MscL, whose amino-acid sequence MWNEFKKFAFKGNVIDLAVGVVIGAAFGKIVSSLVKDIITPLLGMVLGGVDFTDLKITFGKSSIMYGNFIQTIFDFLIIAAAIFMFVKVFNKLTSKREEEKEEEIPEPTKEEELLGEIRDLLKQQNSSKDRA is encoded by the coding sequence ATGTGGAACGAGTTTAAAAAATTCGCATTCAAAGGGAATGTAATCGATTTAGCTGTCGGGGTTGTAATCGGTGCTGCATTCGGTAAAATCGTTAGTTCTTTAGTAAAAGATATCATCACACCATTACTTGGTATGGTATTAGGTGGCGTTGACTTTACAGATTTAAAAATTACATTTGGTAAGTCATCTATTATGTATGGTAACTTCATCCAAACTATTTTTGATTTCTTAATTATTGCAGCGGCTATCTTTATGTTTGTTAAAGTATTCAACAAACTAACATCTAAAAGAGAAGAAGAAAAAGAGGAAGAAATTCCAGAACCAACAAAAGAAGAAGAACTTCTTGGCGAAATTCGCGACTTATTAAAACAACAAAATTCTTCTAAAGATAGAGCATAA
- a CDS encoding DUF3917 domain-containing protein produces MIVLWIITLCMTAIFAYMTLKQNGLKRFVPGSILAGIALITYVISIFIESVSVDMSTSLMFMGITLFAGSIMVLMVAGIILFIHMNSETL; encoded by the coding sequence ATGATCGTTCTTTGGATAATTACGCTTTGTATGACTGCTATTTTTGCATATATGACGTTAAAACAAAATGGCTTAAAGCGATTTGTTCCAGGAAGTATTCTTGCAGGAATTGCCCTTATCACGTATGTAATTTCTATTTTTATTGAAAGTGTATCAGTAGATATGAGCACAAGTTTAATGTTTATGGGTATTACACTATTTGCAGGTAGTATTATGGTACTTATGGTTGCTGGTATTATTTTATTTATTCATATGAATTCGGAAACGTTATAG
- a CDS encoding DUF3949 domain-containing protein, producing the protein MIWISLIVLAYFIILVPIQYNYMKMLKEKQKKMNASQNELYDNMSYEESQIHYHDQSNVFTIPASLVASIVYKMKHSA; encoded by the coding sequence ATGATCTGGATTTCACTAATCGTATTAGCCTATTTCATCATTCTCGTACCAATACAGTATAACTATATGAAGATGCTCAAAGAAAAACAGAAAAAAATGAATGCCTCACAAAACGAACTATATGACAACATGTCTTATGAAGAATCCCAAATACACTATCATGATCAAAGTAACGTCTTTACAATACCAGCTTCACTTGTAGCAAGTATTGTTTATAAAATGAAACATTCGGCATAA
- a CDS encoding DUF4288 domain-containing protein: protein MYAVKLLFESVHSGEPDPTKIDEHYEESHDTLFEESIILVKANSIEEAHELGEKIAIHSEESYDNMYGEQVTWTFRKVLHVFELDDTPFETGKELYARFLHVKKNETVDTVLKAYYPEYE from the coding sequence ATGTACGCTGTAAAATTATTGTTTGAATCTGTTCATTCTGGTGAGCCTGATCCTACGAAAATTGATGAGCATTATGAAGAGAGTCACGATACACTTTTTGAAGAAAGTATTATTCTTGTTAAGGCAAACAGTATAGAGGAAGCTCACGAATTAGGTGAAAAGATAGCTATACACTCTGAAGAATCGTACGATAATATGTACGGTGAGCAAGTAACGTGGACGTTTCGAAAAGTATTGCATGTGTTTGAATTAGACGATACACCATTTGAAACGGGAAAAGAATTGTACGCAAGATTTTTACACGTTAAGAAAAATGAAACGGTAGATACCGTATTAAAAGCATACTACCCTGAATATGAATAA
- the ccpA gene encoding catabolite control protein A has product MNVTIYDVAREANVSMATVSRVVNGNPNVKPTTRKKVLEAIDRLGYRPNAVARGLASKKTTTVGVIIPDISNTFYAELARGIEDIATMYKYNIILSNSDQNKEKEFHLLNTMLGKQVDGIVFMGEDITDIHIEEFKKSPVPIVLAASFDEQNETPSVNIDYTQAAYDAMKHFIEQGHKRIGFVSGPFIDKAGSAKKLQGYKKALEEVGISYDENLVIDGDYTYDSGIEAFEKLWSSDEKPTAIFVSSDEMALGVIHAAQDAGLNVPTDVEVLGFDNTRLALMVRPQLSTVVQPMYDIGAVAMRLLTKYMNKEKVEDHTVILPHRIQFRDSTK; this is encoded by the coding sequence ATGAACGTAACAATCTATGATGTAGCGCGCGAAGCGAACGTTTCAATGGCTACCGTATCACGCGTTGTGAACGGTAACCCAAATGTAAAGCCTACAACAAGAAAGAAAGTATTAGAAGCAATTGATCGTTTAGGATACCGCCCAAATGCGGTAGCACGTGGACTAGCAAGTAAGAAGACAACTACAGTAGGTGTTATTATTCCTGATATCTCAAATACATTTTATGCAGAACTTGCTCGTGGAATTGAAGATATCGCAACGATGTACAAATATAACATCATTTTAAGTAACTCTGACCAAAACAAAGAGAAAGAGTTCCATTTATTAAATACGATGCTTGGAAAACAAGTAGACGGAATTGTTTTCATGGGTGAAGATATTACAGACATTCACATTGAAGAATTCAAAAAGTCTCCAGTACCAATCGTATTAGCAGCGTCATTTGATGAGCAAAATGAAACGCCATCAGTAAATATCGATTATACACAAGCAGCTTACGACGCAATGAAGCACTTTATTGAGCAAGGACATAAGCGTATCGGTTTCGTCTCTGGTCCTTTCATTGATAAAGCGGGAAGCGCGAAGAAGTTACAAGGTTATAAAAAAGCTCTAGAAGAAGTAGGTATTTCATATGATGAAAATCTTGTAATTGATGGAGATTACACATATGATTCAGGTATCGAAGCTTTCGAAAAGCTTTGGAGCAGTGATGAGAAGCCAACAGCGATCTTCGTATCTTCTGACGAAATGGCACTAGGTGTAATTCATGCAGCACAAGACGCTGGATTAAACGTACCAACTGATGTAGAAGTACTTGGTTTCGATAATACACGCCTTGCATTAATGGTACGTCCACAGCTTTCAACAGTTGTACAACCAATGTATGATATCGGTGCAGTAGCAATGCGTCTATTAACAAAGTATATGAACAAAGAAAAAGTGGAAGATCACACTGTTATCTTACCTCACCGTATCCAATTTAGAGATTCAACGAAGTAA
- a CDS encoding CamS family sex pheromone protein: MKKMALSFAVVSLLLGACSNDTISKKDEVIQKDTKEKSMIPRTAVSKDYYRTVIPLKEQKVINTANIKTNSKLDLAEYENGLMNIAKEQFDTENHVLQLNQYIPEKLVDELVAKVEAPVLTNIIEQDYFGKQNSNELSLSGVMIGLAMSSSVSNEEAMSKGTEVAKQLIEAIHKNDKYNKSPITFAIFKQESTSSLKNGTYIASATVQKNDTNLGNWNTIEEKAYSYPSDEFTQAHGEDNTKINNFAKAMKDFSPGDFIPVNAKVSYKKDQMDTLNMNIVIKYNGKTELMALTQLAAQSMLEQLPKGAKVQLQIKSENKIEAIVIKEKNSDKPFVSFL; encoded by the coding sequence ATGAAGAAAATGGCATTATCTTTCGCGGTCGTAAGTCTATTACTAGGAGCTTGTAGTAATGATACGATTAGTAAGAAGGATGAAGTTATACAGAAAGATACGAAAGAAAAAAGCATGATCCCGAGAACTGCTGTTTCTAAAGATTATTATAGAACTGTAATCCCTTTAAAAGAACAAAAGGTTATAAATACAGCTAATATAAAAACAAATTCTAAATTAGATTTAGCAGAGTATGAAAATGGTTTAATGAATATTGCAAAAGAGCAATTTGATACAGAAAATCATGTGCTTCAATTAAATCAGTATATTCCTGAGAAGTTAGTTGATGAACTAGTCGCCAAAGTAGAAGCACCCGTTTTGACAAATATTATAGAACAAGACTATTTCGGGAAGCAGAATTCAAACGAACTAAGTTTATCTGGTGTTATGATTGGTTTAGCTATGTCTTCAAGCGTATCGAATGAAGAAGCAATGTCTAAGGGGACCGAAGTTGCCAAGCAACTTATTGAAGCTATTCATAAAAATGACAAGTATAATAAATCCCCAATTACGTTTGCTATCTTTAAGCAAGAAAGTACAAGTTCTTTAAAAAATGGTACGTATATTGCTAGTGCTACCGTTCAAAAAAATGATACGAATCTTGGAAATTGGAATACGATTGAAGAAAAAGCGTATTCATATCCTTCTGATGAATTTACACAAGCACATGGAGAAGATAATACAAAAATAAATAACTTTGCTAAGGCAATGAAAGATTTTTCTCCTGGAGATTTTATCCCAGTAAATGCTAAGGTTTCTTATAAGAAAGATCAAATGGATACATTAAATATGAATATTGTTATTAAATATAACGGTAAAACAGAATTAATGGCCCTTACCCAACTGGCTGCTCAAAGTATGTTAGAACAATTACCGAAAGGTGCAAAAGTGCAATTACAGATAAAGTCCGAGAATAAAATCGAGGCAATTGTTATAAAAGAGAAAAACAGCGATAAACCGTTTGTTTCCTTCTTGTAA